A segment of the Sphingopyxis sp. OAS728 genome:
TGCGTCGGTGTGCGTGTTTCGGAGCGATCAGCAACGGCGATGCAGAGCTAGCGAATTTCAAGGCGAATAGCGCCCCTTGCACAGGTCAGGATCGGCCTGACTTGATTTCCCTACTGCTTGTTCAGTCGATCGGCCGCAGCTTGTGCCCTCGGTCTCTGGGAATAGGAGCCGCTAATCGGTATCTCCGCGAGAAAGATGCCATCGCTCGTCACCTCGACCACCCAATATTTTCCAGCCACATCTGGTCCTCGGACTTCATATGTGGACATAATTCTCCCCCTTAGCATCAGCGGAGTCCGGAGCTACTCCCGGCCGAGGATTGCCCTCCCCTAATCTACACCCTCTGTTTATGATGCGCCGCTAGGCTTCAAAGTCAACGGCAGCCGACGAAGCGCGATCAAGTCGAGGCAGAATATATTGGCGCGGATGGTTGTCAGAAGGTGGAGGCATGACAGAAGGCGACGACAAAGCGATGGTTTCTGACGCTTCGACCGGGTTACCTGGACCGCAGGCGCCGGACCTGGAGCAGCTTCAGCGTTCGTACGGCCTATTGATGAAACGTGTAACAGATCTAGAAGAAAAGTTGACCGATGCTCGGCGCGAAACATCCGAAGCTCGCTGGAGCGTCCGCCTCCTTCGCGATGCAACTGCCAACCTGCTCGCGCCAATCATGCTCGTCGGCTCCACCTATTTCCTTTTAGGATGGATGACAGCGGAAAATTCGTGGGACTACGCGCTGATTGCCGGTGCTGCTATCTTTGGAGTCTGCTGGCTTCGTAACGCTGGGCGGAGATTCGATGAAGTTTAGGTCGCCCCAAGGGAGCAGGGCCTTACCGCAGCCTCGGCGCGGTAAAAAGCCTCGATCGGCCGCTTGAAGCATTCTTGAGTCGATGATGTTGAGAGTTCATGAAAGGGCCTTAAGACGGACGGCGCCAAGGGACCAGCCAAGTGGCGCCGCCCTGACCATGCCTCCTTGTGGGGAAGCAAGCACGGCTGCCTCCACCGTATAGTAATATCACTCGGCTGCATATGAGAAGCCCCCAGGACACGAAGCTAGCCATAAGCTGGATCGATGCGTCACGCTCGGAGTTGGCGGAATGGTCTGAATAGTGATCCCGCTGATAATTTTCAGCCCTGGTCCCTATTTTGAACTTGGGTTACCCGGCTTCAGAAAGGCGACGAGGAGCCACACCATTCCAGTGAGAAGCCACGCCGGCCCGTGCCAATCATCGGGCATATCTGCACTTTGATAGATTTCGCTCATTCCGATGATGCCGCAGGAGAGTGCAACACAAGTAGACAGCATGAACCATCTATCCCGCGGTATCATTTTCCTGTCTCCGGCATATGCGCTTCTACTTCGTGCCGCTTTGGCGCCACCACGAATGGGACATTAGCGTGCGACGACAAGGCAGCGCATTATAAAGGCCTAGCAGCGGCAAGCCATGAAGTTCTCACACATTTTGTTGCACCCCACTACGGAGGATGAGAGCGGTCCGGTAGCCGATCGGCAACAGCTATCGCGCCCTTCTCCCGATAGGCTGCTAGTCGGCATCAACCCGAATGGCGCGCACAGCGCGCCGACGCGCTCACGGCCGCAAGCCTGCCACGCACGAGCAATGACCGATGACTTTTGCGCCCCGATGTGAATAAGTAGCTGGATGAACCCACGAACTTTACGCAATGTCGTCAGCACGCTCTTCACCAAGCAAATGCTCCAGCAGGTGCGGCTCGCGGTGATTTCGCATGCTAAAGCGGAACCCGGCATTTGTCCCGCATGCAACTATGAGGGCAGATTTGCGCCCTTCGGCATGCCCGTACGGACGGGCGTGATGTGCCCGAAATGCTGGTCGCTGGAACGCCAGAGGCTCCTTGCGCTTGCCATGAAGCGCCGGGATATCGAGATCGAGGGTCGGGAGATCATCCACTTCGCAGGCGAGTATAGCGTAACCCACCTGATCCTGTCGAAAGGGCCGAAAAGCTACAAAATCTCGGAATATGAGGGCGATCATGGCGACGTTCGCTTAAACATAGAAAATATTGATCTGCCGGATAATTCTCTCGACCTCGTGATCGCCAATCATATTCTGGAGCATATCGACGACCGGAAGGCGCTTTCTGAGATCCATCGTGTGCTTCGGCCTGGCGGCGAAATCATCTGTATGGTTC
Coding sequences within it:
- a CDS encoding class I SAM-dependent methyltransferase; protein product: MNPRTLRNVVSTLFTKQMLQQVRLAVISHAKAEPGICPACNYEGRFAPFGMPVRTGVMCPKCWSLERQRLLALAMKRRDIEIEGREIIHFAGEYSVTHLILSKGPKSYKISEYEGDHGDVRLNIENIDLPDNSLDLVIANHILEHIDDRKALSEIHRVLRPGGEIICMVPIIEGWSETYENSSVTDPVARDMHFGQWDHVRYYGSDVRDRIREAGFDLREVTAGPEDVLRYRLSRGEKIFIGRK